ATCTCGACCTCGGTCAGGCCGATGTCGGTCAGCGCGCGGAGTTCGTAGTCGTACTTGGCGATCAGGTGGGGTCCCATCGGTGGGCGCTGTACGGCCATCTCCAGCATCCACGGGTGTCGTTGGTAGGTGGCCAGGTTCTCCCGGGCGATCTGTTCGAGTCTGCCGCGCCAGTCGAGGGTGCCCTGGTCCGGGCGGGCCATCCGCCCCAGCACGGTGTCGAGCATGACGTCGACGAGTTCGGCCTTGCTCGGCACGTAGGTGTAGAGCGACATCACCCCCACGCCGAGCCGTTCGGCGAGCTTGCGCATGGAGAGGGCGGCCAGACCGTCGGCGTCGGCCAGCTCGATGGCGGTGTCGACGATCCTGTCGACGGTCAGCCCGGACCGGGGCGCGGGTTTCTCCGGCCCCCGCCAGAGCAGGGCGATGCTGCGGGCCGGGTCTCCGCCGCCGGTGTACTCGGTGGTCATCTCCGCTCCCCAGGGTGCGCGCGGTGCGGGTTGGCAGGCGCCAACCGTACGGTGTACGGTCTGTTCCGTACACCGTACGATTCTAAGGGGTCCGGATGGCAGAATCAGCGGCAGCGGTACACGTCGAAGGTCTGGTCAAGCGCTACGGACCACGCCCCGCCCTGGACGGCTTCGATCTCCGGGTCGCCGCCGGCACCGTGCACGGACTGCTCGGCCCGAACGGCGCCGGCAAGACCACCGCCGTACGCATCCTCAGCACGCTGCTGCGACCCGACGCCGGCCGGGCCCGGGTCGCCGGCTACGACGTCGTCCGTGACCCGGTCGCGGTACGCACCCAGATCGGGCTGGTCGGCCAGCACGCCGCCGTGGACGAGATCCTCAGCGGCCGGCAGAACCTGGTCATGTTCGGCCGGCTCTACCACCTGCCGGCCGCGACCGCCCGACGCCGGGCCGACGAACTGCTCGACCGCTTCGGCCTCGCCGACACCGGCGGCAAACCGGTCGGCCGCTACTCCGGTGGCATGCGCCGCCGACTCGACCTCGCCGCCAGCCTGATCCTCGCCCCGCCGGTGCTCTTCCTCGACGAACCCACCACCGGGCTCGACCCGCGAAGCCGGGCCGAGGTCTGGACGGCGATCCGGGACCTGGTCGCCGGCGGCACCACCGTCCTGCTCACCACCCAGTACCTGGACGAGGTCGACCAGTTGGCCGACCGCATCTCCGTGGTCGACCACGGCCGGACCATCGCCGAGGGCAGCACCGACCAGCTCAAGTCCCGACTCGGCGGAGACCGGATCGACGTCGTGGTCCGTTCCGGCGACCAACTACCGGTGGCCGCCGCCGTCCTCACCGGAATCGCCAGCGCCGCGCCCGAGGTCGACCCGGACACCCGGCGGATCAGCGCACCCGTCAGCGACCGGGTCACCGCGCTCACCGCAGTCGTCCGGGCGCTCGACACCGCCGGCGTCGACGCCGAGGACATCGCGCTGCGCCGGCCCACCCTCGACGAGGTCTTCCTGCACCTGACCCACACCCCCACCACGGACGCGAGCGCCGTCCCGTACGACCGGAAGGTGACCGCGTGACGACGCTTGCCCCGCCGCCGCCCCGATCCATGCTCGGCCGCCTGCGCTGGGCCGTCGTGGACGGCGCCACGATCACCCGTCGCGACCTGGCGCACTGGGCCCGGCAACCGTGGCAGATCGTCATCGCGCTGCTCTTCCCGGTACTGACCGTGCTGATGTTCGGCTACCTGCTCGGCGGCGGGATGACGGTCCCCGGCGGCGGTGACTACCGGGAGTTCCTACTACCCGGCATGTTCGCTCTGACCATGGTCTTCGGGCTGGAGACCACGTTCGCGGCAGTCGCCACCGACGCCGCCCGGGGCGTCACCGACCGGTTCCGGTCGATGCCGATGGCACCCTCGGCGGTGGTGGTCGGGCGCGGCGCCGCCGACCTGCTCAACTCACTCGTCGGGCTCGCCCTGATGATCGGCTGCGGGCTCGCCGTCGGCTGGTCCTGGCATCAGGGTCCGGCGCGGGCGGCGGCGGCGATCGGGCTGCTCCTGCTGCTCCGCTTCGCACTCCTCTGGGTCGGCATCTTCCTCGGCCTGCTCGCCCGGGGGCCGGAGGCGTTGGTCGCCGTACAGATCCTGGTGTGGCCGCTCGGCTTCCTCTCCAACACCTTCGCCGCCCCCGAGACCATGCCCGGCTGGCTCGGTGCGATCGCCGAATGGAACCCCCTCTCCTCGACGGTCGCCGCTACCCGGGAACTCTTCGGCAATCCCGGCTGGGGTGGTGAGTCGTGGGTCTCCCAGCACGCCCTCCTGATGGCGGTGCTCTGGCCTACCCTGCTGCTCGTGGTCTTCTGCCCCCTCTCCGTACGCCGCTACCGCAGGCTGAGCGCATGACCGGCAGGCTGGCACCGACCCGCGAGGCGAAATACGACGCGGAGGCACCGACCGGCTCCGTCGAGGAACCGGAGCGGGTTCCCCTCGCCAGGTGTGCCGTCCTGTTCGAGCCGGCCGATCCGCCCCGGGCCGCGACGATGGCGTTCTGGGCCGCAGACGGCGTACCGGAGGCGGTAGGCGCGACCGGCGAGCTGACCGTGGTCGCACCCGACCCGACCGACACCGCCACGATCACCGCGCGCACCGTCGCGGTCCGCCGACTTCCCGTACGCGACGCCCTGCCGCTGCTCGTACGGGCCCGACGGGACAGCGCCGACGCGCACCCGAGCGCGGTCTTCTGGGGCGCCGCCGCCGACGAAGCGCTCCACCTGGTCGGCCGGGGGCGGCTGCTGCCGGGCATCTCACCGGGCGGCTTCGACGCCTGGCGGATCGGCCCGTACGACGAGTCCGACCGGGCCCGGGTCGCCGCCCTCGGCGCTGCCATGCCGGCTG
The Micromonospora pisi DNA segment above includes these coding regions:
- a CDS encoding TetR/AcrR family transcriptional regulator, which encodes MTTEYTGGGDPARSIALLWRGPEKPAPRSGLTVDRIVDTAIELADADGLAALSMRKLAERLGVGVMSLYTYVPSKAELVDVMLDTVLGRMARPDQGTLDWRGRLEQIARENLATYQRHPWMLEMAVQRPPMGPHLIAKYDYELRALTDIGLTEVEMDSVLTLLLGYVAGAARGAVEAALVERRTGMTDEQWWAAQAPLLEQVLDPDSYPVASAVGSAAGEANQGTYEPTRAFEFGLERVLDGIEVFVRRTNPSAGGTGVH
- a CDS encoding ATP-binding cassette domain-containing protein, which gives rise to MAESAAAVHVEGLVKRYGPRPALDGFDLRVAAGTVHGLLGPNGAGKTTAVRILSTLLRPDAGRARVAGYDVVRDPVAVRTQIGLVGQHAAVDEILSGRQNLVMFGRLYHLPAATARRRADELLDRFGLADTGGKPVGRYSGGMRRRLDLAASLILAPPVLFLDEPTTGLDPRSRAEVWTAIRDLVAGGTTVLLTTQYLDEVDQLADRISVVDHGRTIAEGSTDQLKSRLGGDRIDVVVRSGDQLPVAAAVLTGIASAAPEVDPDTRRISAPVSDRVTALTAVVRALDTAGVDAEDIALRRPTLDEVFLHLTHTPTTDASAVPYDRKVTA
- a CDS encoding ABC transporter permease; its protein translation is MLGRLRWAVVDGATITRRDLAHWARQPWQIVIALLFPVLTVLMFGYLLGGGMTVPGGGDYREFLLPGMFALTMVFGLETTFAAVATDAARGVTDRFRSMPMAPSAVVVGRGAADLLNSLVGLALMIGCGLAVGWSWHQGPARAAAAIGLLLLLRFALLWVGIFLGLLARGPEALVAVQILVWPLGFLSNTFAAPETMPGWLGAIAEWNPLSSTVAATRELFGNPGWGGESWVSQHALLMAVLWPTLLLVVFCPLSVRRYRRLSA